Proteins co-encoded in one Bacillus sp. FSL H8-0547 genomic window:
- a CDS encoding PRD domain-containing protein produces the protein MRIYKVLNNNAAVVQDGDQEKIVMGPGIAFQKKKNDIIPKSKVEKIFVMKEENEKFQQLLQMVPEEHIELAEEIISYAEGRLMSPLSNHIHIALTDHLSFAVERIQNGYTIHNKLLSEIKVLYKNEFEIGQWAIKRAEEKLGISLPEDEAGHIALHIHTAKLDAADMKETIRHTAIIQESIDIIEGHFNVSLSKDSISYQRLLTHLRFALNRLEQNEDFHVMDREMLQMIQKTYSFAYACSEKIADYLKKEYGMQFPESEMGYITLHIQRLSE, from the coding sequence GTGAGAATTTATAAAGTTTTGAACAATAATGCTGCTGTCGTCCAGGACGGGGATCAGGAGAAAATTGTCATGGGACCGGGAATAGCTTTTCAAAAGAAGAAAAATGACATCATCCCAAAAAGCAAAGTGGAGAAGATCTTTGTGATGAAGGAAGAAAATGAAAAGTTCCAGCAGCTGCTGCAGATGGTTCCGGAAGAGCATATAGAGCTTGCCGAAGAAATCATCAGCTACGCAGAAGGCCGATTGATGTCCCCGCTTAGCAATCATATCCACATTGCCTTGACGGACCACTTATCGTTTGCTGTCGAACGGATTCAAAACGGCTACACCATCCACAATAAGCTGCTCAGTGAAATTAAAGTGCTCTATAAAAATGAATTTGAAATCGGACAGTGGGCGATTAAACGGGCAGAAGAAAAGCTTGGAATCTCTCTGCCAGAAGATGAGGCAGGCCACATTGCTCTTCACATTCATACAGCGAAACTCGACGCTGCAGACATGAAAGAGACAATCAGGCACACGGCCATTATCCAGGAATCAATCGATATCATTGAGGGTCACTTCAATGTGAGCTTAAGCAAGGATTCCATATCTTATCAGCGCCTGCTGACTCATTTGAGATTTGCTTTAAACCGTCTTGAGCAGAACGAAGATTTCCACGTGATGGACAGGGAGATGCTGCAGATGATTCAGAAAACCTACAGCTTCGCCTATGCTTGTTCTGAGAAAATAGCGGACTACTTGAAAAAGGAATACGGTATGCAGTTTCCAGAATCTGAAATGGGATATATTACTCTCCATATTCAGAGGCTGAGCGAATAG
- a CDS encoding chromate transporter — protein sequence MVQRNLFIAFFRSGMLGFGGGPSTIPLVHKEVVTTFKWMDDDEFSDVLALGNTLPGPIATKMAGYIGYRVGGVAGMLNAVLATALPTVVLMILLLTTLNAYKDETWVKGMSQAVLPVVAVMLLTLTWDFSKKSSQSYGVIKTVLLMASALVLMEVFHLHPGILIGVLLLWAVLYKPRRKSDQKGMPS from the coding sequence ATCGTGCAGCGGAATTTGTTTATCGCCTTCTTCAGGTCCGGCATGCTCGGATTTGGCGGCGGACCATCCACAATCCCGCTTGTCCACAAGGAAGTGGTCACGACATTTAAATGGATGGATGACGACGAATTTTCCGATGTTCTGGCCCTCGGAAACACACTTCCCGGGCCGATTGCCACGAAAATGGCCGGTTATATCGGGTACCGTGTCGGAGGGGTGGCCGGCATGCTGAATGCGGTCCTTGCCACGGCCTTGCCGACAGTCGTTCTGATGATTCTGCTGCTTACAACACTGAATGCGTATAAAGATGAAACTTGGGTCAAAGGAATGTCACAGGCCGTTTTGCCGGTTGTAGCTGTGATGCTGCTGACACTTACATGGGACTTTTCAAAAAAATCCTCCCAGTCATACGGTGTGATTAAGACGGTTCTTTTAATGGCCTCAGCATTGGTTCTGATGGAGGTTTTTCATCTTCACCCGGGCATCTTGATCGGTGTCCTCCTATTGTGGGCTGTTCTATATAAACCCCGGCGAAAATCAGATCAAAAGGGGATGCCATCATGA
- a CDS encoding sucrose-specific PTS transporter subunit IIBC, with amino-acid sequence MNYKDTADKLVPLLGGRDNIISATHCATRLRLVLQDDSKADKGEIEELEGVKGAFASSGQFQIIFGTGNVNKVYEQLQPHLGVQETENVSHSDAVKQKMNPFARFAKTLSNIFVPIIPAIVASGLLMGLLGMMKAFEWVSADSAFIVLLDMFSSAAFIILPILIGVSASKEFGANPYLGAVIGGILTHPALLNPWGLAEAKPEYLNFAGMDIAMLGYQGTVIPILLAVYVMSKIEKGLRKVVPNSIDLLVTPFLTIISTGFIALIAIGPLGRGLGSGITTALTYVYDTAGFLAGLIFGGTYSLIVLTGVHHSFHAIEAGLLADIGKNYLLPIWSMANVAQGGAGLAVFFMTKRAKTKEIALPGAFSSFLGITEPVIFGVNLRYRNPFIGGMIGGALGGAYVVFTNVAANAYGLTGIPMIAIVAPFGTAAVVNYLIGFAIAVAGAFIATMLLGIKEEEKK; translated from the coding sequence ATGAATTACAAAGATACAGCTGACAAATTGGTTCCGCTGCTTGGCGGGAGGGACAATATTATCAGTGCAACACACTGTGCGACACGTCTTCGGCTTGTCCTGCAGGATGACAGCAAGGCGGATAAAGGGGAAATTGAAGAGCTTGAAGGAGTAAAAGGAGCATTTGCAAGCTCCGGACAGTTTCAGATCATCTTTGGAACAGGCAATGTCAACAAGGTGTATGAACAGCTTCAGCCTCATCTCGGAGTTCAGGAAACAGAGAATGTCTCGCATTCCGATGCTGTTAAACAGAAAATGAATCCTTTTGCCCGGTTTGCCAAAACTCTTTCAAATATCTTCGTGCCGATTATTCCGGCGATTGTCGCAAGCGGTCTGTTAATGGGGCTTCTGGGCATGATGAAAGCGTTCGAATGGGTGAGCGCTGACAGTGCCTTCATTGTGCTTCTTGATATGTTCTCGAGTGCAGCCTTTATTATTCTGCCGATCCTGATCGGCGTAAGTGCTTCAAAAGAGTTTGGGGCAAATCCGTACCTCGGGGCCGTAATCGGAGGAATTTTGACTCACCCCGCACTATTAAATCCGTGGGGTCTTGCAGAAGCTAAACCGGAATACTTGAATTTTGCAGGCATGGACATTGCGATGCTCGGGTATCAGGGGACTGTTATTCCTATCCTGCTCGCTGTTTACGTTATGAGCAAAATTGAAAAAGGACTGCGGAAAGTGGTGCCAAACTCAATTGACCTGCTTGTCACGCCGTTCCTTACCATCATATCGACAGGTTTTATCGCACTGATTGCCATCGGTCCGCTTGGACGCGGTTTGGGATCAGGAATTACAACAGCTCTCACATATGTGTATGATACGGCAGGATTCCTTGCCGGACTGATTTTTGGAGGAACGTATTCTCTAATCGTTCTGACAGGCGTTCATCACAGCTTCCATGCTATAGAAGCAGGTTTGCTTGCTGACATCGGCAAAAACTACCTGCTTCCGATCTGGTCAATGGCGAACGTAGCGCAGGGAGGAGCGGGACTTGCCGTTTTCTTCATGACGAAAAGAGCCAAAACAAAAGAAATTGCGCTTCCAGGTGCCTTTTCTTCCTTCCTTGGCATAACAGAACCTGTTATATTCGGGGTAAACCTCCGATACCGCAATCCATTCATCGGCGGAATGATCGGGGGAGCTCTTGGCGGTGCTTATGTCGTTTTCACAAATGTGGCAGCGAATGCTTACGGACTCACAGGCATTCCGATGATTGCCATTGTGGCGCCGTTTGGCACGGCTGCCGTTGTGAACTACCTCATCGGTTTTGCCATTGCGGTTGCAGGTGCCTTTATTGCCACGATGCTACTTGGCATAAAAGAGGAAGAGAAGAAGTAG
- a CDS encoding aminoimidazole riboside kinase, with the protein MKKGIISLGEALIDFIPADSENLVYQKSPGGAPANVAVGLARLGAPSSFLGKVGDDVLGTFLKDTLRSYGVNTDHMLLTKEAKTGAVFITLAEDGERSFDFYIDPSADRFLHEENLDVSLFEEKKILHYGSISMISEPSKSATVKAVELARENGMIVSYDPNLRLGLWENEETAKETILSMFDKADLIKISEEELEFLTGESDIEKGVGKLSVYNIPLLFITMGSEGSYAFTKNGAVKIDAMRVNAVDTTGAGDAFVSGILYQLHELETHPGELAADELKRIGRFASVSGGLAASVKGAMTALPTLGEVEDILKKR; encoded by the coding sequence ATGAAAAAAGGAATTATCAGTCTTGGAGAAGCGCTGATTGATTTTATACCGGCCGATTCTGAGAACCTTGTGTATCAGAAAAGCCCTGGAGGTGCCCCGGCAAATGTAGCAGTCGGACTTGCAAGACTCGGTGCGCCTTCCTCTTTCCTCGGCAAAGTCGGGGATGATGTGCTTGGAACTTTTTTGAAGGATACGCTTCGGTCATATGGCGTGAATACAGACCATATGCTGCTGACAAAAGAAGCAAAGACGGGGGCGGTCTTCATCACGCTCGCAGAAGATGGCGAGCGGTCCTTCGACTTTTACATCGATCCGAGCGCAGACCGTTTTTTGCATGAAGAGAATTTGGATGTGTCCCTGTTTGAAGAAAAGAAAATCCTTCATTACGGATCCATTTCTATGATCAGTGAACCCTCAAAAAGTGCGACAGTTAAGGCGGTCGAACTTGCACGGGAGAACGGAATGATTGTTTCCTACGATCCCAATTTGAGGCTCGGTCTTTGGGAAAACGAAGAGACAGCCAAAGAGACGATTTTATCTATGTTCGACAAGGCCGATCTGATTAAAATTTCAGAGGAAGAACTTGAATTTCTGACAGGAGAATCCGACATTGAAAAGGGTGTGGGCAAACTATCTGTTTATAACATTCCGCTGCTGTTTATCACTATGGGAAGCGAAGGCAGCTATGCATTTACAAAGAATGGGGCTGTCAAAATCGACGCGATGAGGGTAAATGCAGTTGACACGACAGGTGCAGGAGACGCATTCGTATCGGGCATCCTTTACCAGCTGCACGAGCTTGAAACGCATCCGGGTGAGCTGGCTGCGGATGAACTGAAGCGAATCGGCCGATTTGCCAGTGTATCGGGCGGCCTTGCTGCATCTGTAAAAGGGGCTATGACCGCTTTGCCGACTCTTGGCGAAGTGGAAGACATTCTGAAAAAGAGATAA
- a CDS encoding chromate transporter gives MIYIHIFLAFFLPGILGYGGGPASIPLIEKEVVDRYEWQSVNEFSETLAIGNALPGPIATKMAGLIGYQQGGWLGAAVGLFATIAPSLILMLVLLNILMKYKESPQVKRLSAVVRPVIAVMLGVMTYQFLDNSAKGSGIWHTLFLFIISLLLLEKWKVHPAYVIAGALVYGGVFLS, from the coding sequence ATGATTTATATTCACATCTTTCTTGCCTTCTTCCTGCCCGGCATCCTCGGATACGGCGGGGGACCGGCTTCCATTCCGTTAATTGAAAAAGAAGTGGTCGACCGCTACGAATGGCAATCGGTGAATGAATTCAGTGAAACACTTGCGATTGGGAATGCGCTGCCTGGTCCCATTGCCACCAAAATGGCCGGCCTGATCGGCTATCAGCAGGGAGGATGGCTTGGAGCCGCAGTCGGGCTTTTTGCCACCATTGCCCCTTCGCTGATTCTCATGCTGGTCCTTTTAAACATCTTGATGAAATACAAGGAATCTCCTCAGGTGAAGCGTCTTTCGGCGGTTGTAAGGCCTGTCATCGCTGTGATGCTCGGTGTGATGACGTATCAGTTTTTGGATAACTCCGCGAAAGGATCAGGCATTTGGCACACGCTTTTCCTGTTTATCATCAGTCTGCTGCTTTTGGAGAAATGGAAGGTGCATCCTGCTTATGTAATTGCGGGTGCACTTGTGTACGGAGGGGTGTTCCTGTCATAG
- a CDS encoding gamma-glutamyltransferase family protein — protein sequence MKFDYLYHPYPSERQTVFSKKGMVATSQPLAAQAGLDILKKGGNAIDAAIATAAALTVLEPTSNGIGGDAFALVWTNGSLYGLNASGPAPSSLSIEAVKAKGHTEMPVYGVTPITVPGAPSAWAKLSKRFGRLPLQEVLAPAISYAEEGYPLTPILGKYWSLAYDKFKRTLSGPEFEAWFETFAPDHRAPKIGEVWRSPGHAATLKEIAETEGESFYRGNLAEKISSFIQEQGGYLSKKDLASYEAEWVDPISVRYKGYDVWEIPPNGQGLVALLGLNIVKGFDIREKDSLETYHKQIEAMKLAFTDGKAYITDPKEMKITTEELLSDAYGEQRRAEIKEHAVEPSAYEPAKGGTVYLAAADGEGNMVSFIQSNYMGFGSGVVIPGTGISMQNRGHDFSLDETHPNALKPGKKTYHTIIPGFLTKGNEAVGPFGVMGGYMQPQGHMQVVMNTIDFGLHPQAALDAPRWQWMEGKKVLVEPQFPSHLAQALARKGHQIKVAVDKGAFGRGQIIWRDPETGVLSGGTESRADGVVASW from the coding sequence ATGAAGTTTGATTATCTGTACCATCCATACCCGTCTGAAAGGCAAACGGTCTTTTCAAAGAAAGGCATGGTTGCCACTTCGCAGCCTCTGGCTGCACAGGCAGGGCTCGATATATTGAAAAAAGGAGGGAATGCCATTGACGCGGCTATTGCGACAGCGGCAGCACTTACTGTCCTTGAACCGACCTCAAACGGGATTGGCGGAGATGCATTCGCTCTCGTATGGACGAATGGCAGTCTGTACGGATTAAACGCAAGCGGTCCTGCGCCGTCTTCTCTGTCCATCGAAGCCGTTAAAGCAAAAGGGCATACTGAAATGCCTGTCTATGGAGTAACCCCGATCACCGTTCCCGGTGCGCCGTCTGCCTGGGCGAAGCTGTCAAAGAGATTCGGGAGACTGCCCCTGCAGGAAGTGCTGGCCCCTGCAATCAGCTATGCCGAAGAAGGATATCCGCTCACGCCAATCCTCGGGAAATACTGGTCACTGGCGTATGATAAATTTAAGCGTACTCTTTCCGGTCCTGAATTTGAAGCGTGGTTCGAGACGTTTGCACCTGATCACCGTGCTCCGAAAATTGGAGAAGTATGGCGCTCGCCTGGACATGCTGCCACCCTTAAGGAAATAGCCGAAACAGAAGGAGAAAGTTTTTACCGGGGAAACCTGGCGGAAAAAATCAGTTCATTTATTCAGGAACAGGGCGGCTACTTGTCGAAAAAGGATCTCGCTTCCTATGAAGCTGAGTGGGTGGACCCGATTTCCGTCCGCTACAAGGGCTATGATGTCTGGGAAATCCCGCCTAACGGACAGGGTCTTGTCGCATTGCTTGGTTTAAATATTGTAAAAGGGTTTGATATCCGTGAAAAAGACAGTCTGGAAACCTATCATAAACAAATAGAAGCCATGAAGCTTGCATTTACAGATGGAAAAGCATACATAACAGACCCGAAAGAGATGAAAATCACCACAGAAGAACTGCTGAGTGATGCTTACGGAGAGCAGCGCCGCGCAGAGATCAAAGAGCATGCTGTGGAGCCTTCCGCCTATGAGCCTGCTAAGGGCGGAACGGTGTATTTAGCCGCTGCAGACGGGGAAGGAAACATGGTTTCGTTTATTCAGAGCAACTATATGGGGTTCGGCTCAGGAGTGGTCATTCCGGGTACCGGCATTTCGATGCAGAACCGCGGGCATGATTTTTCCCTTGATGAAACGCACCCTAATGCCCTGAAGCCCGGCAAAAAGACGTATCATACGATTATTCCGGGATTTTTGACGAAAGGGAATGAGGCGGTTGGGCCCTTTGGTGTAATGGGGGGCTATATGCAGCCGCAGGGGCATATGCAGGTTGTCATGAATACCATTGACTTTGGTCTTCATCCGCAGGCTGCACTCGATGCACCGCGCTGGCAGTGGATGGAGGGGAAAAAGGTACTTGTAGAGCCGCAATTTCCTTCCCATCTAGCGCAGGCTCTCGCGAGAAAAGGACATCAGATCAAGGTTGCTGTTGATAAAGGAGCTTTTGGGCGCGGACAGATTATATGGAGAGATCCTGAAACGGGCGTGCTGTCCGGCGGAACAGAATCCAGAGCAGACGGGGTCGTTGCATCGTGGTAA